One window from the genome of Methylophaga thalassica encodes:
- the cheY gene encoding chemotaxis response regulator CheY, whose translation MKILIVDDFSTMRRIIKNLLRDLGFNNTQEADDGLTALPILQAGGIDFLVTDWNMPGMQGIDLLKTVRADEKLSSLPVLMVTAETKREQIIEAAQAGVNGYIVKPFTAATLKEKIEKIFERINAQ comes from the coding sequence ATGAAGATCCTGATCGTGGATGATTTTTCCACAATGCGTCGGATAATAAAAAACCTGTTACGAGATCTGGGATTTAACAATACGCAAGAAGCTGATGATGGTCTTACGGCCTTGCCTATTCTTCAGGCAGGCGGAATTGATTTTCTGGTCACCGATTGGAATATGCCAGGCATGCAAGGTATTGATCTGCTTAAAACTGTTCGTGCCGATGAAAAACTTTCATCACTACCGGTTCTGATGGTCACCGCCGAAACAAAACGCGAGCAGATTATTGAAGCGGCACAGGCTGGCGTGAATGGTTATATCGTCAAGCCATTTACTGCAGCAACGCTTAAAGAAAAAATCGAAAAGATTTTTGAACGCATCAACGCACAATAA
- a CDS encoding MinD/ParA family protein produces the protein MAENTHDQAAGLRKMAQAARPVKVIAIASGKGGVGKTNVTVNLGVALAALGKEVVLLDADLGLANIDVMLGLHPQFNLLHVLDGSKTLNEIIVEGPSGLKIIPATSGVKKMAELSSAEHAGMIQAFSEMDQHIDVLLIDSAAGIADSVISFSKAAQEVIVVVCDEPASITDAYALIKLLSREHQVERFHIVTNMCRSVQEGRELFDKISLVCDRFLDVTLDFMGIVPFDEDLRRSVKKQRSVVEAFPRSKAATAFNHLAKKIEYWPVQKQPRGHMEFFVERLIQASMEMV, from the coding sequence ATGGCTGAAAATACCCATGATCAAGCTGCTGGCCTTCGAAAAATGGCGCAAGCAGCCAGACCAGTGAAGGTCATTGCTATTGCCAGTGGTAAAGGTGGGGTTGGTAAAACCAATGTCACCGTTAACTTGGGCGTTGCACTTGCTGCATTGGGCAAAGAAGTCGTTCTATTGGATGCTGACTTAGGCTTGGCAAATATTGACGTTATGTTAGGGCTTCATCCTCAATTCAATCTGCTTCATGTTCTGGATGGCTCAAAAACACTGAATGAAATAATTGTTGAGGGTCCCTCTGGTTTAAAAATCATTCCTGCGACGTCTGGCGTGAAAAAAATGGCCGAGTTAAGCAGTGCTGAACACGCTGGCATGATACAAGCCTTCAGCGAAATGGATCAGCATATTGATGTTTTACTTATCGATAGTGCAGCCGGGATCGCAGATAGTGTTATCAGCTTTAGTAAAGCTGCTCAAGAAGTCATTGTGGTGGTGTGTGATGAACCCGCTTCCATCACCGATGCTTACGCTTTAATCAAATTACTCAGTCGTGAACACCAAGTAGAGCGCTTCCATATCGTCACTAATATGTGTAGAAGTGTACAAGAAGGTCGTGAACTGTTTGATAAAATTTCGCTAGTCTGTGATCGCTTTCTCGACGTCACCCTCGATTTTATGGGTATAGTACCGTTTGATGAGGATTTAAGACGGTCTGTCAAGAAACAACGCAGTGTAGTAGAAGCATTTCCACGTAGCAAAGCGGCTACAGCGTTTAATCATTTAGCTAAAAAAATAGAGTATTGGCCAGTACAGAAGCAGCCACGTGGGCACATGGAATTTTTTGTTGAAAGACTCATTCAGGCAAGTATGGAAATGGTATGA
- the flhA gene encoding flagellar biosynthesis protein FlhA, giving the protein MENNVLAARFKSVVNGQLATPMLLVALLAMVILPLPAFMLDMLFTFNIALSLVIVLASIYMLKPLHFAAFPSILLIATLLRLALNVASTRIILLEGHTGAAAAGNVIEAFGEFVIGGNYAVGFVVFSILVIINFVVVTKGATRIAEVSARFTLDSMPGKQMAIDADLNAGLIDQDEARRRREEIMQESDFYGSMDGASKFVRGDAVAGILILFINIIGGFIIGVAQHDLSFSQAAQNYTLLTIGDGLVAQLPSLLLASAAGLLITRSTKEQDMGQQIVSQLLSNPKTLAVTSIIIGGLGLIPGMPNIPFLILAAIGGGSAFMIHQRQKVATQNELTASQQPSSETSREQRELSWDDLSPVDPIGLEVGYRLIPLVDKNQGGQLMNRIKGIRKKISQEMGFLIPPVHIRDNLDLAPTAYQITLFGVTFGEAEVHPDRMLAINPGQVFGALEGIKTQDPAFGLDATWIETGQREYAQAQGYTVVDVDTVIATHLSKILNNHAHDLLGREEVQHLLDNLGKSAPKLVEGLVPDTVPLGTVQKVLQNLLEENIPVRDIRTITEAISEQASRNPDPEAITAATRMALSHSIIQHINGTRTDLPIITLDPELEQILLKTLQASGEGGASLEPGLAENMHKNLQEATQRQEMTGDSAILVVQAGLRSWISRFIRHSIPGLNVLSYNEIPDDKQIRIVANIGR; this is encoded by the coding sequence ATGGAAAATAACGTACTGGCTGCCCGTTTTAAATCAGTTGTAAACGGTCAATTAGCCACGCCAATGCTACTGGTGGCATTGCTGGCCATGGTTATCCTTCCCTTACCAGCTTTTATGCTGGATATGCTATTTACCTTTAATATCGCCCTATCACTGGTGATTGTACTTGCCAGTATTTACATGCTTAAACCGCTGCACTTTGCAGCCTTTCCCAGTATTTTGTTGATCGCAACCCTACTGCGCTTAGCATTAAATGTCGCCTCAACCCGCATCATTCTGCTGGAAGGACACACCGGAGCGGCGGCGGCTGGTAACGTTATCGAAGCTTTTGGCGAGTTCGTGATTGGTGGTAACTATGCTGTCGGTTTTGTGGTGTTTTCTATCCTCGTCATTATTAACTTTGTCGTGGTCACCAAAGGTGCTACACGTATTGCCGAAGTTAGTGCCCGCTTCACTCTGGACTCTATGCCTGGTAAGCAAATGGCGATCGATGCTGATTTAAACGCTGGTCTTATCGATCAGGATGAAGCACGTCGTCGTCGTGAAGAAATTATGCAGGAATCAGACTTTTACGGTTCCATGGACGGTGCCAGTAAGTTTGTCCGTGGTGATGCTGTCGCCGGTATCCTAATCCTGTTTATCAATATTATTGGCGGTTTCATTATCGGTGTTGCCCAACATGATTTGAGTTTTTCTCAAGCCGCACAGAACTACACATTATTAACTATTGGTGATGGTCTGGTTGCCCAGTTACCTTCATTATTACTGGCATCAGCAGCCGGCCTGCTGATTACACGCTCCACAAAAGAACAGGATATGGGGCAACAGATTGTCAGTCAGTTATTGAGTAATCCCAAAACCTTGGCGGTGACATCGATTATTATCGGTGGACTCGGTTTAATTCCAGGTATGCCAAATATCCCCTTCCTGATTCTAGCCGCCATCGGTGGTGGCAGTGCATTTATGATTCATCAGCGTCAAAAAGTCGCCACGCAGAATGAATTAACGGCGTCCCAACAACCTTCATCTGAGACTTCCCGTGAGCAACGTGAACTCAGTTGGGATGATTTGAGCCCGGTTGATCCTATTGGCCTGGAAGTGGGTTATCGCCTTATTCCTCTGGTAGATAAAAACCAGGGCGGACAATTAATGAATAGAATCAAAGGAATACGTAAGAAAATCTCACAAGAAATGGGCTTTTTGATCCCACCGGTACATATTCGCGATAATTTGGATCTGGCACCAACGGCCTATCAAATCACCCTGTTTGGGGTGACATTTGGTGAAGCAGAAGTACATCCAGACAGAATGTTGGCTATCAACCCAGGTCAGGTTTTTGGTGCGCTTGAAGGTATCAAAACACAAGATCCTGCTTTTGGACTTGATGCTACCTGGATCGAAACCGGTCAACGAGAATATGCACAAGCGCAAGGCTACACCGTTGTTGATGTCGACACGGTTATTGCTACCCATTTGAGTAAGATTTTGAATAATCACGCCCATGATCTGCTGGGACGTGAAGAAGTTCAGCACTTGCTCGATAACCTTGGAAAATCTGCGCCTAAACTAGTTGAAGGTCTGGTGCCTGATACCGTGCCATTAGGTACGGTACAAAAAGTCTTACAAAACCTGTTGGAAGAAAACATTCCTGTGCGTGACATTCGCACCATCACCGAAGCGATTTCTGAACAGGCGAGTCGTAATCCAGATCCTGAAGCCATTACAGCCGCAACGCGTATGGCACTGAGTCATTCCATTATTCAGCATATCAATGGCACTCGCACTGATTTGCCGATTATCACCTTAGATCCAGAACTGGAACAGATATTGCTAAAAACTTTACAGGCATCGGGAGAAGGTGGAGCCAGCCTGGAACCAGGACTGGCAGAGAATATGCACAAGAACTTGCAGGAAGCCACTCAAAGACAGGAAATGACGGGTGACTCAGCTATTCTGGTAGTTCAGGCAGGTTTGAGAAGTTGGATTTCTCGTTTTATTCGCCACTCCATTCCCGGTTTGAACGTGTTGTCCTATAACGAAATACCGGATGACAAACAAATAAGAATAGTGGCCAATATCGGCCGATGA
- the flhF gene encoding flagellar biosynthesis protein FlhF, producing the protein MKIKRFQAADVRQAIREVRDVLGPDAVILSNTRVDGGIEIVAATDYDESQFRRQSQVDEAPQPHVSPRVEINPSLESNSFEPSQPAPKQNIWSQEPTLVQMRKEIAGLRNMLQNQLSDLTWKDMERQNPTQVQLLKRFMQMGIDVELAKSITAKIQGIDDLETAWRHCLGQLASQIHLTEEDILSQGGIYALVGPTGVGKTTTIAKLAARCALKHGARQVALITTDCYRIGGQEQLRTYARILGVPVRVARTHAELTETLNDLLDRRFILIDTAGMNQRDIKLTEKFAVIKQQSPRVKTYLTMSANTQTSAMDDIINAYSHLNLSGCILTKTDEASSLGGAVSALVRHRLPLAYIANGQQVPEDLSLARPNTLVNQASELMNDEQQLDPQTVSSYGGFAAYG; encoded by the coding sequence ATGAAAATCAAACGTTTCCAGGCAGCTGATGTACGTCAAGCTATCCGAGAAGTAAGAGATGTTCTCGGTCCGGATGCAGTCATTCTCTCCAACACACGTGTTGACGGTGGGATTGAGATCGTCGCGGCCACTGATTATGACGAATCGCAGTTTCGTCGTCAGTCTCAGGTAGACGAAGCGCCACAACCTCATGTATCTCCAAGGGTAGAAATTAATCCCAGTCTTGAGAGTAATTCGTTTGAGCCATCTCAGCCTGCTCCGAAACAAAATATCTGGTCTCAGGAACCCACTTTAGTCCAGATGCGTAAAGAAATCGCTGGCTTACGTAATATGCTGCAAAACCAGCTTTCCGATCTGACATGGAAAGATATGGAACGTCAAAATCCAACTCAGGTACAGCTACTGAAGCGCTTTATGCAAATGGGTATTGATGTTGAACTTGCCAAATCCATTACCGCAAAAATACAAGGTATTGATGATTTAGAAACAGCATGGCGTCATTGTCTCGGGCAGTTAGCCTCTCAAATTCATCTCACTGAAGAAGATATTTTATCGCAGGGCGGCATCTATGCCCTGGTCGGACCAACCGGTGTTGGCAAAACCACTACCATCGCTAAACTGGCCGCTCGTTGCGCTCTAAAGCATGGCGCCCGGCAGGTTGCCCTGATCACTACTGACTGCTATCGCATTGGTGGACAAGAGCAGTTACGCACCTATGCCAGGATTCTAGGCGTACCTGTCAGAGTTGCCCGAACCCATGCTGAGCTGACTGAAACACTTAATGACCTGCTTGATCGCCGCTTTATCCTGATAGATACTGCGGGAATGAATCAACGTGATATAAAACTGACAGAGAAGTTTGCCGTGATTAAACAGCAGTCACCTCGTGTCAAAACTTACTTAACGATGTCAGCGAACACTCAAACAAGTGCTATGGATGATATTATTAATGCCTATTCTCACTTGAACTTGAGCGGCTGTATCCTGACAAAAACAGATGAAGCCAGCAGTCTTGGTGGTGCCGTTTCAGCTTTAGTGCGGCATCGTTTACCACTGGCCTATATTGCTAATGGTCAGCAGGTTCCTGAGGATCTGAGTCTCGCCCGGCCAAATACACTTGTTAATCAGGCCAGTGAGTTGATGAATGATGAGCAACAACTGGATCCTCAAACAGTATCCAGTTATGGAGGTTTTGCCGCCTATGGCTGA
- the flhB gene encoding flagellar biosynthesis protein FlhB produces the protein MAEQTGQEKTEQPTGKRLEDARQKGQVPRSKELTTVMVLVASAIALFFMGSSLIADMAAVMNESLTLTQKQIFDPMAMVHHFMHMIEIISFDLGMFLAVTVFAALAAPALIGGWNFSTQAMAFKPEKMDPIKGLKRVFGPQGLAELAKALGKFILIGAISTAILWGIRDQLLTLGSQEVNVAMTDLGYLTLWVFLAITASLILIALIDVPFQLWNHNRQLRMTKQEVKDEMKQTDGNPEVKGRIRRMQIQMSQQRMMQDIPSADVVITNPTHYAVALRYDQSRPGAPIVVAKGADLISQQIRLVAQNNEVPILAAPPLTRAVYYSTEIGEEIPSGLYIAVAQVLAFVFQLRRYRKQGGKKPHLNPEDLPIPEEFRRD, from the coding sequence ATGGCTGAGCAAACTGGACAAGAAAAAACAGAACAGCCTACGGGCAAGCGTTTAGAAGACGCCCGACAAAAAGGCCAGGTTCCACGTTCAAAAGAATTAACTACGGTGATGGTTCTGGTAGCCAGTGCCATCGCTCTTTTTTTTATGGGAAGCAGTCTGATTGCGGATATGGCTGCGGTCATGAATGAATCCCTTACCCTGACCCAAAAACAAATATTTGATCCGATGGCGATGGTGCATCATTTCATGCATATGATCGAAATTATTTCTTTTGATTTGGGCATGTTCCTTGCCGTCACTGTCTTTGCAGCACTGGCAGCACCAGCCCTCATAGGCGGCTGGAATTTTTCCACACAAGCCATGGCGTTTAAACCTGAAAAAATGGATCCCATTAAGGGGCTTAAACGCGTTTTTGGTCCTCAAGGTTTAGCTGAGCTGGCAAAAGCCTTAGGTAAATTCATTCTTATTGGTGCTATATCTACCGCAATTTTGTGGGGAATACGTGACCAATTATTGACGCTTGGCAGCCAGGAAGTGAACGTTGCCATGACCGATTTAGGTTATTTAACGTTGTGGGTATTTCTTGCAATCACAGCCAGTTTGATTTTAATCGCACTCATCGACGTGCCATTTCAATTATGGAATCACAACCGTCAACTGCGGATGACCAAGCAGGAAGTCAAAGATGAAATGAAACAAACAGACGGTAACCCTGAAGTCAAAGGTCGTATCAGACGTATGCAGATTCAAATGTCCCAGCAGCGGATGATGCAGGATATTCCCTCAGCGGATGTCGTTATTACTAACCCGACTCATTACGCTGTCGCGCTTCGTTATGATCAATCTCGTCCTGGCGCACCTATTGTTGTGGCTAAAGGCGCAGATTTGATTTCACAACAAATTCGACTGGTGGCACAAAATAATGAAGTCCCTATTCTGGCAGCACCACCGCTGACTCGTGCCGTATATTATTCAACAGAAATCGGCGAAGAAATTCCATCTGGTCTATATATTGCAGTAGCTCAGGTACTGGCTTTTGTATTCCAATTGCGTCGCTACCGAAAACAAGGTGGCAAGAAACCGCATTTGAATCCAGAAGATTTGCCAATACCTGAAGAATTTAGACGAGATTAA
- a CDS encoding RNA polymerase sigma factor FliA — MSNRAVMYTSGQSKSELIEQHAPLVKRIAYHMIARLPASVDVEDLIQAGMIGLLDASHQYNSAQGASFETYAGIRIRGSMLDEIRRNDWAPRSVHRKAREIAEQMHKIEQEKGRNASDSEVASALGIDINEYYQQLNDSSGYQIFSLDEFTDNDETHAHPISVDPSGPDDEVQDDDFQQALAQAIDTLPERERLLMSLYYNDELNLKEIGEVLGVSESRVSQIHSQTVIRLRAKLRDWIM, encoded by the coding sequence ATGAGCAACAGAGCTGTCATGTACACATCGGGTCAAAGTAAATCAGAATTGATTGAACAGCACGCGCCTTTGGTAAAGCGAATCGCTTATCACATGATCGCCAGACTGCCAGCATCGGTTGATGTAGAAGATTTGATCCAGGCAGGTATGATTGGCTTACTTGATGCTTCACATCAGTATAACTCAGCTCAGGGTGCCAGTTTTGAAACCTATGCCGGTATCCGTATTCGTGGTTCGATGCTGGATGAAATCCGACGTAATGACTGGGCACCGAGATCCGTTCATAGAAAAGCCCGAGAAATTGCAGAACAAATGCATAAAATAGAACAAGAAAAAGGGCGAAATGCTTCAGACAGTGAAGTAGCGAGTGCACTTGGTATCGATATCAATGAATACTATCAACAGTTAAATGATTCGAGTGGTTATCAGATTTTCAGTCTTGACGAGTTTACTGATAATGATGAAACCCATGCTCATCCAATATCTGTCGACCCCAGCGGACCCGATGATGAAGTTCAGGATGATGATTTCCAACAGGCATTGGCACAAGCCATAGACACACTACCAGAGCGAGAGCGCTTATTAATGAGCCTGTATTATAATGACGAATTAAATTTAAAGGAGATAGGCGAGGTTCTGGGAGTCAGTGAATCCAGGGTCAGTCAGATTCATAGCCAAACTGTGATTCGACTTCGCGCCAAACTTCGTGACTGGATTATGTAA
- the fliR gene encoding flagellar biosynthetic protein FliR has product MEISTAEITGMLGLYMWPFIRIAAMIMVSPIFSSNFLSTRTRIIIALAISIILVPNIPASMPSVEPLSVEGLLIIAQQILIGACMGFMLQLLFNAFIVAGQIIAMQMGLGFASMVDPQNGVLVPVISQFYLIFITLLFITVDGHLILIKVLSESFVTMPISASGLTPTDLRDIAAQASWMFAAGVIIALPAIGSIMMVNLAFGILSRAAPQISPFSIGFPMTIVMGFVIMFVTLPLVADHLLEMTDHILQLIRLMVVQDG; this is encoded by the coding sequence ATGGAAATCAGCACCGCTGAGATTACCGGTATGTTAGGGCTTTATATGTGGCCCTTCATTCGTATTGCAGCCATGATCATGGTCTCCCCGATTTTTAGTAGTAATTTTTTAAGTACCCGCACACGCATCATTATCGCCCTGGCCATCAGTATTATTCTGGTACCGAATATCCCCGCCAGTATGCCTAGCGTTGAACCGCTAAGTGTCGAAGGTTTATTGATCATCGCTCAGCAAATTCTGATTGGCGCCTGCATGGGCTTTATGCTGCAATTACTGTTCAATGCCTTTATCGTTGCCGGGCAAATCATTGCGATGCAGATGGGGTTGGGCTTTGCCTCCATGGTTGACCCACAAAACGGCGTACTGGTCCCGGTCATCAGTCAGTTTTATCTGATTTTTATCACATTACTGTTTATCACCGTAGATGGGCATTTGATTCTAATTAAGGTGTTATCCGAAAGTTTTGTCACCATGCCGATTTCTGCAAGCGGCTTAACCCCTACTGATCTTCGGGATATTGCTGCTCAGGCAAGTTGGATGTTTGCTGCTGGCGTCATTATTGCTTTACCTGCGATAGGTTCCATTATGATGGTCAATTTAGCGTTTGGTATCTTATCGCGTGCTGCACCGCAAATCAGTCCATTCTCTATCGGCTTTCCGATGACCATTGTGATGGGGTTTGTCATTATGTTTGTGACCTTGCCATTAGTGGCTGATCACTTACTGGAGATGACAGATCACATATTACAACTGATAAGGTTAATGGTGGTTCAGGATGGCTGA
- a CDS encoding protein phosphatase CheZ has translation MASANQATQLEAARALVEALEKNDEIAAEEQLTILAKAQESHLFKEVGKLTRELHDSLNNFNLDAKLVDLTQNNMPNTRERLNYVITTTEEAAHKTLGYIDNTLPLAQELRNTAEKIDESWHRFRKKEMNADEFRLLVKEIEEYLPTVKQHADQVHHNLSEMMLAQGFQDLTGQVIRQVISLVEEVEDSLVQLVKVAGKPKQSPNKKEIDPIKAEGPQINAQDNPNVVNNQDDVDDLLSSLGF, from the coding sequence ATGGCTTCAGCAAATCAGGCAACCCAATTAGAAGCAGCACGAGCCCTCGTCGAGGCGCTTGAAAAGAATGATGAGATCGCTGCTGAGGAACAACTGACAATTCTGGCAAAAGCACAGGAAAGTCATTTATTCAAAGAAGTAGGCAAGCTTACACGTGAACTTCATGATTCTTTGAATAACTTCAATCTTGATGCAAAACTGGTCGATTTAACCCAGAATAATATGCCTAACACACGTGAACGGCTTAACTATGTCATCACCACGACAGAAGAAGCGGCACACAAAACCTTAGGTTACATCGATAACACCTTACCTTTAGCTCAAGAACTCCGAAATACTGCCGAAAAGATAGATGAGAGTTGGCACCGTTTTCGGAAAAAGGAAATGAATGCAGATGAGTTTCGCTTGTTGGTAAAAGAAATAGAAGAGTATTTACCTACAGTGAAACAACATGCAGATCAGGTTCACCATAATTTATCTGAAATGATGTTGGCTCAGGGCTTCCAGGACTTAACAGGACAAGTGATTCGTCAGGTTATTAGCTTGGTAGAAGAAGTGGAAGACAGTTTAGTGCAGTTAGTCAAAGTGGCTGGCAAACCGAAACAGTCTCCGAATAAAAAAGAAATTGACCCAATTAAAGCCGAAGGTCCGCAGATAAATGCACAAGACAACCCGAACGTGGTGAATAACCAGGATGATGTGGATGACTTGTTATCTAGCCTCGGCTTCTGA
- the fliQ gene encoding flagellar biosynthesis protein FliQ, protein MTPETVLTVMQQTLQIISILIAAILLPALLIGLLVSMFQAATSINEQTLSFIPKLFITLLVLVMAGPWMLEMVLGFTRRLYEEIPFLIG, encoded by the coding sequence ATGACGCCAGAAACCGTTCTCACCGTGATGCAGCAGACCTTACAGATCATCTCGATTTTGATCGCTGCTATTTTACTACCCGCACTGTTGATTGGGCTTCTGGTCAGCATGTTTCAGGCGGCGACTTCAATCAATGAACAAACGTTGAGTTTTATTCCTAAACTGTTTATCACCCTGCTTGTACTGGTGATGGCCGGACCATGGATGCTGGAAATGGTGCTTGGCTTCACTCGTCGTTTGTATGAAGAAATACCGTTTCTTATCGGTTAA
- a CDS encoding chemotaxis protein CheA has translation MALDTDDEILQDFLVEAEEILEGLNEQLVELENSPQDADLLNSIFRGFHTIKGGAGFLSLEAMVNLCHKSEDLFNLLRQGERFVDADMMDTFLKVLDILNTMFAEIKSGQYPSPADNEIIEQLSVYINNDSAVGAPEPEPEVAPEEQVEEVAPSQGSESASTAADDEITDDEFEALLDQLHGNSAPGIKDTEKASTPAPTPTPTSTGSDDITEEEFEALLDELQGAKKAQAEPPAPTPSVPKPASPPASDKAAETKASAPKPVEKAPAAEKVEAKAAPAKQAADTSVRVDTSRLDEIMNMVGELVLVRNRISTLESAFENEEMAKAVNNLRVVTGDLQTAVMKTRMQPIKKVFGRFPRVVRDIARSLKKDIDLELRGEETDLDKNLVEALADPLVHLVRNAVDHGIEMPDVREAAGKPRQGKVVLSAAQEGDHILLTIADDGAGMNPETLRRKAVEKGMMDEDTAGRLTESECFSLIFSPGFSMKQEISDISGRGVGMDVVKTSISKLNGVIDIQSEVGVGTTLSIKVPLTLAIMPTLMVMLGEQIFAFPLVNVNEIFHLDLSKTNVVDGQQTIMVRNKALPLFYLSKWLTKGRTDGKKPEIEHVVIVNVGTQRVGFVVDVLLGQEEVVIKPLGALLQGTHGFAGATITGDGRIALILDFPELMKVHANRGY, from the coding sequence ATGGCGCTGGACACAGATGATGAAATCCTGCAAGACTTTCTTGTTGAAGCAGAAGAAATATTAGAAGGTCTGAATGAGCAACTTGTTGAGCTAGAAAATAGCCCGCAAGATGCCGATCTCCTTAACTCCATCTTTCGTGGTTTTCATACCATTAAAGGTGGTGCAGGCTTTCTTAGTCTGGAAGCGATGGTCAATCTTTGCCACAAGAGCGAGGACTTATTCAATCTGTTAAGACAAGGTGAACGCTTTGTCGATGCCGATATGATGGATACCTTCCTCAAAGTGCTCGATATTCTTAATACGATGTTTGCCGAAATTAAATCCGGTCAATATCCAAGCCCTGCTGATAATGAAATTATTGAGCAATTATCTGTATACATCAATAATGATTCAGCCGTGGGTGCGCCAGAGCCAGAACCAGAAGTCGCGCCTGAAGAACAAGTTGAGGAAGTTGCGCCATCTCAAGGATCAGAATCAGCCAGTACAGCTGCAGATGATGAAATCACGGATGATGAATTTGAAGCTTTATTAGACCAGCTCCATGGTAATTCTGCGCCAGGCATTAAAGACACAGAAAAAGCAAGTACACCTGCTCCTACCCCAACACCCACTTCAACAGGTAGTGATGACATAACTGAAGAAGAGTTTGAGGCTCTTCTGGATGAATTACAGGGAGCAAAAAAGGCACAAGCTGAGCCCCCCGCCCCAACGCCATCCGTGCCCAAACCAGCTAGCCCGCCAGCATCTGATAAAGCGGCAGAAACCAAAGCTTCTGCACCGAAACCAGTAGAAAAAGCCCCTGCTGCTGAAAAGGTTGAAGCGAAAGCGGCTCCTGCCAAACAAGCAGCGGATACCAGTGTACGTGTTGATACAAGCCGTCTTGATGAAATCATGAATATGGTGGGTGAACTTGTACTGGTAAGAAACCGTATAAGCACGCTTGAATCAGCGTTTGAAAATGAAGAGATGGCAAAGGCTGTCAATAATCTGCGCGTGGTCACAGGGGATTTACAGACGGCTGTGATGAAAACGCGTATGCAGCCAATCAAAAAAGTATTTGGTCGCTTCCCTCGCGTTGTGCGGGATATAGCCAGAAGCCTTAAAAAAGATATTGATCTTGAGCTTCGTGGTGAGGAAACCGATCTTGATAAAAACTTAGTTGAGGCACTGGCCGATCCGCTTGTGCATTTGGTCAGAAATGCGGTGGATCATGGTATTGAAATGCCAGATGTGCGTGAAGCTGCTGGTAAACCTCGTCAAGGTAAAGTCGTCCTCTCTGCCGCTCAGGAAGGTGATCATATCTTACTGACTATCGCTGATGATGGTGCGGGTATGAACCCTGAAACCCTGCGCCGTAAAGCTGTTGAAAAAGGCATGATGGATGAAGACACAGCAGGAAGACTCACAGAATCCGAGTGCTTTTCACTGATCTTCTCTCCCGGTTTTTCCATGAAACAGGAAATATCAGATATTTCCGGCCGTGGTGTCGGTATGGACGTGGTAAAAACCAGCATATCGAAACTGAATGGCGTTATCGATATTCAATCTGAAGTCGGTGTGGGTACAACCCTCTCTATTAAGGTCCCACTGACATTAGCCATTATGCCGACATTGATGGTGATGTTGGGTGAACAAATTTTTGCATTCCCGTTGGTTAACGTGAATGAGATATTCCATCTCGATCTTTCTAAAACCAATGTGGTGGATGGTCAACAAACCATTATGGTGAGAAATAAAGCCTTACCCTTATTTTATCTCAGCAAATGGCTGACCAAAGGTCGGACTGATGGCAAAAAACCTGAAATTGAACATGTTGTTATCGTAAATGTAGGTACTCAGCGTGTCGGCTTTGTGGTCGATGTCCTGCTGGGGCAAGAAGAAGTTGTTATTAAACCACTTGGAGCTTTGTTACAAGGAACTCATGGGTTTGCTGGCGCGACTATTACTGGTGACGGCCGCATTGCATTAATTCTGGATTTCCCTGAATTAATGAAAGTCCATGCTAACCGTGGATATTAG